Below is a genomic region from Cohaesibacter intestini.
ACAATCAAGGACCCGATGTGCTATGCTGAGTAGTCACATCGGGTCCTTTTTCAATGGTGGGGAACCCATCTCTAAGTCGAGCTTCCGTTTGTGGCAGCTTACGTTAACATACACTCTGGTCGGCCAGTTTACGTCAATGATAACAATCAGGCGCTGGCTTTGTCGAAAAACCCTGAGGAGGGGGGATGATCAAGGTGTATTTCGGGAGGAAATCCATGCGAGCAGGTTGGAAGCAACCCTTGCATTGCGCTGCCCTGTGCTTTGCGTCTTATGTCGTTTTCGGGGTGGCTGCGGTCGGTTCCGCCGCTGCGGAGACAGGTGCGTCTCCGGTGATCGGTGATGAACGCGCAGTGCGCCAGCATCTTGATCTGTCTGACCTTGCAACCATGTCCGTCGAGGCAATCAACGCCCATGGCCGGATGTTGTTCGACGCCAAATTCACCACACTCGATGGAGCTGGGCGCCCTGCTGCAACACAGGCGGAAGTGCCAGTCAAGCGCCGCCCCGGTCGTGTGCCGGCCCTGTTCCGCACTTCGGGTCCGGATTCCAATGCTTGCAATGGCTGTCACAATCAGCCAGCGTCTGGCGGTGCAGGTGAGTTTGTCGCCAATGTTTTCACCTCTGTGGGCGTGTCTGATGCCGAGTTTGATACGCTTGAAGCACAATTCTCCAATGAGCGTGGCACGCCGCACTTGCATGGCTCCGGCCTTGTGGAGCTGCTGGCGCGCGAAATGACTGCCGAGCTTCGTGCTCTGCGCCGTGATGCGGTCGATCAGGCGCGTGCAAGCGGTCAGTCGGTGACCGTGCCTCTGGTTGCCAAGGGGGTCGATTTCGGCTCCTTGACCGTGCAGCCGGACGGGTTCGTCAATGTCGAACAGATCGAAGGCATTGATCACGATCTGATCGTTCGCCCGTTCAGCCAGAAAGGGGTCTTCACTTCTCTGCGCCAGTTCAGCATCAACGCGATGAACACCCACCATGGGATGCAGAGCGATGAGCGCTGGGGTATGCAATGGACCCATTCCGCCGATTTTGATGAAGAT
It encodes:
- a CDS encoding di-heme oxidoredictase family protein, producing the protein MRAGWKQPLHCAALCFASYVVFGVAAVGSAAAETGASPVIGDERAVRQHLDLSDLATMSVEAINAHGRMLFDAKFTTLDGAGRPAATQAEVPVKRRPGRVPALFRTSGPDSNACNGCHNQPASGGAGEFVANVFTSVGVSDAEFDTLEAQFSNERGTPHLHGSGLVELLAREMTAELRALRRDAVDQARASGQSVTVPLVAKGVDFGSLTVQPDGFVNVEQIEGIDHDLIVRPFSQKGVFTSLRQFSINAMNTHHGMQSDERWGMQWTHSADFDEDGHKQELLSGDLTAVVLFQAALPTPVQTMPEHPVLQDAVKEGADLFDQALCSQCHVKALPLKSLTFVEPGPYNAAGNLRASDRSDAVFSFQLSSAGLEQNEKGEWMVPVFSDFKRHVIADAEKSHFGNERLSQRFIPNDQFLTPRLWGVGSTAPYGHRGDVSTLREVIGHHGGQAKEARLAFEKLSDLEQRKIIQYLQSLTLTLATEIQQ